Below is a window of Fulvitalea axinellae DNA.
AAGAATGACATCATGATAGGCTTTCGCTTCATGAAAATGACGCGGTCCCACTTGTTTTCCAGAATCGCCAAGAACTCTTTTCTCCTTACTTGGCAAGCCTCTTCGTAAAGGGCGGGGAGGGAAGCGGTTCCTTTTTTCGCCAAAATGCTTTTCGCCTTGTTCCGGTCCTTGATCTGGGCGCAAACTTTGTCCAAAAGCTTAGGCCAAACGCTTTCCGGGTTGCGGAATACTTTCGGCAGGGCCATATCCAAATCCTGCATCAACCAGTCGGTGCGGATGGGGTAGGCTTTGTCCAGCGCCAATGACAACCAGAGCGAATCTTGGCAAACGTCTTGGCTCCATTCCGTCTTGTTCATGGCCTCGGCCCACGAGAGGTCCGTATTTACGGGCAAAACGTCTTTGCCCCAGACTTCCACTTCCGTCAGGGCGCACCATTGCAGTGGTTTCGGCTGTTTGAGGTCTTTTATCTTCAGGCCGGTTATTCTTCTTTTTTTGAATTTGAAAACCTGTTTCTTCTCGGTCTTCTTCAATTTGATCTTTTCCTTTGATCCGTCGCTAAACTCTATGGTGGCGGAGCGCCAGTAGCTGTCGTGAGGGAAATCGGCGCGAATATAGACGGCCAGTTTGTCCACTTCCACGGCGCGCCCGAAGTCGATCGCCCATTCCGGGTTTTCTACCTTCTCAGGCCCCCAAGAGCGGTATTTCCACTGCCCGTGTTTCAGGTTATGGGTCAGGCCGTTTACGGCGTTGCGGGCCCGGTAGCGGTTTTCGCCCCTGCATTCGCTGTTGGAGCTTACGTGCGGATAGAATTTCGGCTCGCCCTTTTGCCAGTCATACGGGTTCAGGGCCAAGTTGCGGTAGGCGCGCAGTTCTTTCAGCTCCGGCACACGGCATTCCAGTGTGTATTTGCCGTTGGTGGACGGCGGGAAGAACTCGTGCTCAGAGGTGTAAAGGAAATCCTTTCCGGGAACATATATTATACTGGCGGGACTTTCGGCCGTAAGGCGCAAACGCAGGTAAGGGCTTCCGGTGATCCGTATATTGTCGCCTTTGCCTATCGGCTTTTCATATTTGTACAAACCCTCGTCGTTGATGTCCAGCCGTTTGCCGTTTACGTCTATCTGCACATATCCTTTTCGGTCAAAATACCGTGGTGTGGCCTTGGGCGGACTGTATTGTCCGTAAGCCATTCCGCTGATACACAGAAAGGTTACCAGGGCCGTCAGGGCGGATATACTGTCCGTTAGCTTCTTTATAAAGAGAGAAAATAGCATAGCGATAATTTTTGGCTGGGTAATGATGTCGCGTCAGCGGTCATGGACGAGTAGCGATATATCTGGCGCCGACCTTACAAAAGTGCCTATAGCCCCTTAACATGTCAAGCGCCCATAATTGAAGGGGCCCTCATACGGACCTCAGGGATATTTTAAGGACGACACCGATATTTTTAGCCCAAAAAAAGGACATAGAGCTATTCTCAACCGACTTTGCGGCGAAAAGGGTACCTGTTGCCGTTAACCGTTATCAAAAATGTGTTACGTCCGGTGCGTTTTTCCCTGTCTGGTTCCGAAAAAGGGGGAAATCTAGCTTGTTGAAATGCCTCCCTTTTCTGTCATTTCGTCCCCCTTGGGCTTTGCTGAGCCTGTCGGTTGTCAAGTCCGGCTTTTTGGCGCATCTTCGCGTGTGGAATTATCCGAATACGGAAAATACAGGCATGACTAACAACGACATACTGCGCAGACTGCGCTATACTTTCAATTATAACGACGCCAAAATGGTCGAGCTCTTCGGGATGGGCGGCCTTACGGTGACCAAGGAGCAAATCCAGGACTGGCTGATCAAGGAAGACGAGCCCGGCCACGTAGTGTTGGTGGATAAGGAGTTGGCGACGTTCCTCAACGGTTTTATTACCGAAAAGAGGGGCAAAAAGGACGGCCCGATGCCAAGGCCCGAGGACAGGCTCAACAACAATATCATTTTGCGCAAACTCCGCATAGCCCTGAACTTGAAGGATGACGGTATGTTGGCCGTATTCAAGCTGGCGGATATGCGCGTGGGCAAGCACGAGCTGAGCGCGTTTTTCAGAAAGCCGTCGCAACAGCAGTATAGGGTGTGCAAGGACCAGTTTCTGAGGAACTTTTTGATGGGCTTGCAAAAGAAACACCGCAAAGCGCCGAAGAAGGAGGGGTGAGTTTTGGTATCGCGATAAGCGGTTGGGCCTAATGCGTAACACCTCATACCCAAGGCCATTAATCTTCGAGTGTCGCTCAATTATCGGGACGCTTTTCTTTCTGAATAATAGAAAGGGAAGCGTCTTTCTTCTTTTGAGGGTGAAAATAGATGTCTCCTTACTGATTTTTCTGTGTCTCAACAGGTAAAACTTCTGTCTTTGCAGGTCAAGTAAGCGTCTCAACAGGTAAAACAGCTGTCTTTGCAGATCAAGTAGGTGTCTCAACAGGTAGAATGACTGTCTTTGCAGGTCAAATAGGCGTCTCAACAGGTAAAATGGCTGTCTTTGCAGGTCAAGTAGGCATCTCAACAGGTAAAATGGCTGTTTTTGCAGGTCAAGTAGGCATCTCAACAGGTAGAATGACTGTCTTTGCAGGTCAAGTAAGAATCTCAACAGGACAAATCACTGTCTTTGCTCATCAGGTACTTGGGCAAATAAAAAAACTCCCCCGCTTTGTGGAAAAGCGGGGGAGTTTAATCAACGGAGAGTTTGACAGTTTCGAATAAGGGAAGACGCAAGGTTGAAGTTTTGCGTCGACCTTGTGTCTATTCTTTCGTTTATTGCGTTTGGCAGTGGCGGTCCAAGGCGTATTTGGCTTTCTCGTTGCCCAGTTCCACGGCTTTTTGCCAATCATCGCAAGCCTTTTCGTTTTTCTCTGTCTGGTAGTAGACCAACGCGCGTTCGTGGTAAAACTCGGAGCGTTTCGGGTCTAGGGAAATCGCTCTGCCAAAGTCCTCTTTGGCCGCGCGGTAATTTTCCTGAAGCGAGAAGGACATGCCGCGTAGATAAAGGGCTTCCACATTGTCGCGCTCAAGACGGAGCACCGCCGTAAGGTCGCGGATGGAGGCTTGGTACGACTCCTCTTCCATCATAATCGACGCACGGCTGAACAGCGCCCGTTTGTGGTCAGGCTTGATCTTCAGCACTAGGTTCAGGTCCTCCATGGCGGCTTGGTCGTTGCCCAATGATTTGTTCGAGATAAAGCGGAGGTAGAACGCCTCGTGGTAGCGCTTGTCTTTGGCTACGGCTTTGGTGAGGTCTTCCGCCGCGGTCTCGAAATCACCGATTTTCATATAGGAACGTCCGCGCTGGAAGTACATCAGCTTGGTTTTGTAACCGGCGGACTCGGCGTTTTCGAAGTATTTTACGGCCAACGGAAAATTATCCTGACGGTAATAGGAGTCGCCCAAGTAGAACAGCAAATCGCCGTCGGGTTTGTCGTTTGGTCCCTTCAGGTCCTCGGCCTTGGTGAGGTCGGCGGAGCATTCGGCGTATTTTTCCAGCTTGTAATAAGCCGCGCCCCTGTTTTGGTAGGCTCTTACGTAGTTTGGGTCTATCGCCAAGGCTTTGCCGAAGTCTTCCACGGCGTCGTCGTAGCGCTGAAGGCGGAATTTGGCTTTGCCTCGGTTGTTCAAAAACTGCGGATCGCCTACCCCGAGGTCAATGGCTTTGTCAAAATCGGCCACGGCCTTGTCGTATTCCTTGGCGCGGTAACGGCAGTTGCCGCGGTAGGCGTAGGCCAGCTTTAATTGGCCGTCGATCTCGATGGTTTTGTCAAAATCCGCCGAAGCTTTGGCGAACGCTTTCTCTTTATAGTGCGACATTCCGCGGTGGAAATAGACCGTGGTGTCCGAAGCGCCGTTCTGGATAGCTTTGTCAAACTGCGGAATGGCTTTTTTGAATTCTCCCTGATGATAATAGGCGTCGGCCAAGGCGTAGAAGAGTTTCGGGTCGGTGTTGTTCGCCTTGAACGCTTGTTGGAGATAAGTCAGCGCCCCGGCGTAATCGGCCTGTAGGTAGAGGCAGTATCCGCGGGCCATCTTCGCCTCGGTGGATGCGGATCCTTTCTCTTCGGCTTTAACGAATTCGGCCAATGCTTCGGGATATTTGCCCATACGGAAGAGCGCCAAGCCACCGTATTGCAGGCTGGTGCCGTCGTCTTGGAAAGCGGCTGAGAGTTTGTTGGCGTCGGCCAGGGTTTTCTCGTATTGTTTGCTTTTGTAGGCCAATCCCACCCGCGCTTTGTAGGCGTCGTGGTATTCGGAATCGGTGGCTACGGACTTGTCCAAGTCGGCGAGGGCTTCGTCGGGCTTTTCGAGCTTGAGTTTGGCCCTACCTCGGATATAATAGAGCTCGGCGGTTTTGTGTCCGCCGTTTTCGGCTTTGTCCAATGTGCTTACCGCTTTGTTGTAGTCCTTGATCCGGATGGCGGCTTTGGCCAATAGCATTTTTGTCTCCGCTTCGGCGTCGCCTTTGGCTACGGCTTTTTCCAAATCGGCCACGGCGCCATTGTAGGCTTTGGCTATGTAACGGCCCTCGCCCCGCTGGCGATAAAGCCCCGCTTCGGAAACGCCGGCTTTTTCGGCCAGGTCAAAATCGGAAACGGCCTCGGCAAAACGCTTCAGGGCGAAGTAGGAACGAGCGCGGGCGTAATAGACCGCACCACTTTTTTGTCCCAAAGCTTCGGCGTCGCTCAGCAGTTTGACCGCTTTGGAATGGTCGGCTTCGCCAAAAGCCATCAGCCCGCGGGCCAAATGGACATCGGCGCGGCGGGAACCGGCGACTATGGCTTTGTCAAGGCTTTTGCGGGCGGGTTCTTTACGGCTCAGCTCCCAAGAGGCCACACCGTGGCGTTCGAAAAGGGCTTTGTCTGTTTGTCCTGCGTCGCGGGCTTTTTCCAAAGCTTCGCAGGCTTTGGCGTAGTCTTTCATCTCGAAATGGCAAAGGCCTTCGCCGAGTTTGGCTTTGCCGAGCAGGTTTTCATCGGCGGAAGCCTTAACGAAATCAGGAATCGCCTGCCGGTAATCTTCCAAGCGAAGAAGGCAGGAGCCACGGAGCAGGTAGAGTTCGTTGTCGGTGGCGCCCAGAGCTAAGGCTTTCGCGAAGTCAGCGGAAGCGGCTTGATATTCTTTCTTGGCGAACTTAACGCGTCCGGCGTATTCGTAGATTTCGGCTTTCTTTGTTCCTTTCAGTATGGCTTTGGCCAAAGCGGGCTGGGCCTCTTCTTTTTGGCCCGTCTTGTATAGCGATATGCCGGCTATTTCCAGAATACGGAGGCTTTTGTCGGCTCCGGTCACTTTCTTGGCGGCTTTGGCGGCGCCCGAGTAGTTCTTTTTCTCGAAATGAGCCACGGCCAATATTTCCAAGGCTTCGTTATCGGCCAAGCTCTCGCGGGCGGCGGCTTCGAGGTTCGGAATCGCTTTGGCGTATTGTTTCAGTTTGGCGTAGGCCAATCCGGAATAGAGCGGAATATCTTTTTCTTTCGATCCTTTTTGTTTGGCCAAGATCAGTTCGGTAGTGGCCACCTCGAATTTGCCTTTATGGTAGGCGCTCATGCCGTACATATATAGGAAGTCGGCCTTGTCGTAGCCTTTTTCCTTGGCTTTTTCGAAATCGGGGATGGCTTTGGCGTAGGCTTCCTTGCCGTATTGGATTTTGCCCCGGGCATAATAAACGCCGGCCTCGGTGTAGCCTTTCATAATGGCTTTGGAGAATGACAAAAGCGCCTCGTTCTCCAAACCGCCCAACACTTGGCTCTGGCCGAGGTAAAGGTGCGTGCGCGCCGAATCATATCCTTTGGATACCGCCCTCCCGAGGAATTCCCGCGCCGATTCGTGGTTTTTGGTTTTGAAATAAGCCATTCCCATCATGTTCAGCGACTCGGCGTTGCTCATTCCCTTGTCGGTGGCGGTCTGCAGTTCCACTATGGCGGTCTCGTATTTCTTGGTCTGGTACGCCATTATGCCGGAGTAGAAATGGAGTTCGGCTCCGTCTTCGCCCAGTTCTTTGGCTTTGTTCAAAGAGGCCTGCGCCGAAGGGAATTTCCCGATTTTGAACTGCGCTACGCCGGCCATCAAGTACTCGTTTTTGCCGGCTTTGCCAATTTTGGCCGCGCCGGCGAGTTTTTCCGCCGCCAGTCCGTATTCGGAGAGCTTGTAATGCGCCACGCCGAGCATACGGAGGGCGTCTTTGTTTTTTGTTCCCAAAGAAATCGCTTTGCCGAGGTCTTCGGTGGCCTCTTTCCACTGTTCCAAACCGAAGCGCGCGGTACCGCGGCCGTCGAAAGCTTTGGTGTAAGCCGGATTTAGGGCAATGGCCTGAGTGTAGTCTTTGTCGGCGCCTTTTAGGTCTTCGGTCAGCAGTTTGGCTTTGGCCCTGTTGTTATAGACAAGTTCGTCTTTGCGGCCAAGGCCTTCGGCTTTGTCGTAATATTTGATGGCCTCGGCGTAGGCCTTTTCCCTGAAGCTGGCGTTGCCGGCCAGATAAAAAAGGTCGGCGTCGGATGCGCCTGCGTCAAAGGCCTTGGCGAAAAACTCTTTTGCCGAAGCGTATTCTTTCTTTTTATATAAGGCTTGCGCCAAAGTGGCTAGGACTTTTGCCGTAGGCTTGTCCTTTCCGGCCAAGACTTTCAGTCGGGTTACGGCGTCTTCGTATTTTTTCAGCTCGAAAGCGCTGAGCCCGGCCACGCGAAGGCATTCCGGATTGTCGGTTTTCAGTTCCAAGGCCAGATCGGCGTGTTTTTTCGCTCCCGAATATTCGCCTTTGGCAAACAACAGCTCTGAAGCGTTCGACAAGGCGATAAAGTTGTCCGGATGACGGCGGGCGTAGGCTACAAAAGCCTTTGTGGCCGATACGGAATCCTTTTTGACCAAAGCCACGAACGCCCGGAGCATTCCGTTGTCGAACGCATGCTTGTCGGCCCATTGGCCAAGCTTCATCGGACGGTCCTGTACAAAACCGGGGCCTTGAACCGGCACGGCCACAAAGCCGTTGCTCCCCGCCGAGGCCAGAACGGCCACGACTTTGCCGCCATCCAATACAGGGGCGCCCAACGCTTGTGAGCGTACGGCTCTGTTTCCGACGGCTAATTGGCCGAATCCTTCGAAAGTCTCGGGAACAATAAGTTTGTCAAAGGCCAGCTTTTCGGATTTCCTTACCGTAGGGGCGAACAAAGCGCTTCCGCCTTTCCCGTTTTTCGGAAATTGCGACGACAGTTCCAGAGGCTCCGCTTTTGGCGAAGTTTTTTCCATGGAGAAAGTCACTACGCCGCCGTAAACGTCCCAACTCAGGATCTTGGAAACCTCCGATACAGTGCTGTCTGGCCAATAAACCTGCGCTGAAGTCGCCTTGGCGAAGAGTCCGGCGTGGGAAACGGCGTTTCCTCCCGGTCCCGCCACGAAAGCCGTACCGCTCCGCAAAGGTTTTCCCTGGGCGTTCAATACGCGTACATGGAGGATGGAATTTTCCTGGGCCAAAAGCCTGCCCGCCGACATCCCGAAAAATAGAAGGGCAAAAAGAGCGAAAAGCGTCTGCCTTTTCATATTCATATCAATTATTTGCGTTTGCGTCTTGAAATCGCCAGTGAAGCTTTTCGTTTTTGTTCCGATAAAAACTCTGGAAAAGGCAAAAAACATCTGCTCACTAGGGATTGGAAATGATATTCAATGCCAAAATAAAAAATAATTAGGCTAAGTGGGCACTTCGAAAGCATGTATTCCAAAAACCCGGCATAGGAACATTTTACGGTATGTCAGTTAAAGTGTGGGCATCTTTTCCGTAAGCCTGCCCATTCTTGGTAGAAAACCTTTTTTCGGCAAGTGGCGTAACTTTTAATGCGTTGATAGTGTGTGGATTGGGTGCGTAGCGATTGCGTGAATGTAGAGGGCGGTGGTTGTCGGCGGTGAAACCCCGTGACGGACAGGCTAATAGCAACAATCCGGGCGATGTTTGGTTTAGATCCGTGTAGTCTTCGCGACAACTCCCATATAATCAATCGGATAAACCCGAAGAAAGGATAAAATTTATATACTGCGGATAGCCATTTAGAAAAAATTGCGTAAATTCGCACTCTGATTTTCAGGACTATCGAGAATTAAGGACACAGAAATAAATCATAGGTTAGCATGATCATCGTAAATGTAAAAGAGAACGAGTCTATTGAGAAGGCTCTGAAGAGGTTCAAGAAGAAATTCGAGCGTACTGGCGTTTTGCGTGAGTTGAGAGCTAGAAACTACTACGAGAAGCCATCTGTAAAGAGCAGACAGCAGAGAATCAAAGCCGCTTACAAGCAAAAATTGTACGCTGAGCAAAACTACTAATACCAGTATTTTGCAGGCTTACGAGCTTATAATATATTAGTGTTGAGCTTGGCCTAAACCAAGCCAACCCTAATATATTATCATGATTGAAACATTCCTCACCTACTTAGAAGCCGAAAAACGTTGCAGCCGACATACGGTCCTGGCCTATAGGAACGACCTGCAGCAATTTGCCGATTTTGCGGCTTCGCAGAATTTCCCCGAAGATTTCTCAGAATTGAGGCATACCCACGTTCGTTCGTGGATACTCAACCTTATTGAATCCGGTATACAACCCCGTTCCGTAAACCGGAAGATAGCCGGAATGCGCTCATTTTTTCGTTTCCTGCTTCGCCGGGGCCATGTTACCGTCAACCCGATGACGAAAGTGCGTCCGCTGAAGGTGAAAAAATCCCTACCCAACTTTGTCCCTGAAAATGACATGACCAAACTGCTGGATCATGACGGCGTTTTCGGCGACGATTTTCAAGGAGCCCGCGACCGAATGATTTTCGAGCTTTTATACGGAACAGGTATCAGGCTTTCCGAGTTAATCAATTTAAAAGAGGATAATATCGATTTATTCACCCGGAGCATTAAAGTCTTGGGAAAGAGGAACAAAGAACGGATTATACCTTTCGGGACCGGTCTGTCCGAAACGATAAAACGGTACTTGGTGCAGAAAAAGGCCCTGCAGGGCAACTCAAGCCCGTTTTTTATCGTAACAAATAAAGGAAAGCAAGCATATTCAGTGTTTGTTTACAGGACGGTCCGCAAGTACCTTGACATGTTTACGACTATAGAAAAGCGGAGTCCGCACGTCCTGAGACACACCTTCGCAACACACTTGGTAAACAACGGCGCGGAACTTAACGCCGTGAAAGATTTGTTGGGGCACGAAAGCCTCAGCGCAACCCAGGTGTATACCCACAATACGTTGGGCAAGCTGAAGGAAATCTTCGACAGGGCGCACCCTAAAGCATAAAGTTCACCAAAAAGAAGGCTTATGAAAGTTCAGATGCATTCCTTGAAATTCGACGCTGACGTTAAACTAGTTAACCTCATCCAGAAGAAATTAGACAAGCTGGAGACCTTCTACGACAGAATCATTGACGGTGAAGTTTATATGAAACTTGACAAGGACAGTGATAACGGTAACAAGATTATAGAGATTCTCCTGAACGTACCTGGAAACCAAATTTTTGCAAAAGAGCAAGCGGAATCATTTGAAATCGCCGCGGACACAGCGGTAGAGGCATTGAGAAGGCAAATCAAAAAACACAAAGAAAAGCAAATATCTCAGAGATAGAATACTGCATTATTCCAATAAGGTCGCCAAATGGCGACCTTTTTTTGTTTAAGGAGAATTGACTTTTTAAAGTGTCTTATGTGGGGAATCGTCGTTTAAGCTATGGTGGCCTAACATCTTTTTTTGCTGAGAAAAATACAAAATCATCAAGTAATAAAAAGCCGGAGAGGGATGTAGAATGATTGTAATGTGAGCGTGTGGCCGTTATTCCCCTGGTTATAAGAGAGGTGAAGTATGGTAGAAGTAGGTTTCGAAAGAGAATGTTTAGGCAAGATTAACTATAAAAAGAAATAAAAAATTAAAATAATTGAATCCATTATCATAGTAATTATATATTTGTGTGTTAGCTATTTCAACTTATCAAAACAGAATATGAAAACCATTGTGCGTACTTTTCTGCTAATAGGCTTTTTCTGTGTTACGTCACTTTCCTGCCAAACTATTGAAGCGCCTTTCGGACTCAATGATTTACTTCCCGTTGATTTTGCGTCAGGCGCTTTGAGCGCAAAAGTTGGCGGAGTTGACTGGAAAGCGACAAAGTCTATAACTGGGAATTATGAAGGCGGAGTCTTGACCCTTAGCGGTTCTTCTGCTGATGATTCCAAGATACAGCTCACTTTGGCGGAAGAGGATTTGAGAACAGGTTCTCACACCTTGCCTGTAGGCGCTGCGACATATACCGATGGCGACGGTACTTTTAAGTCAATTGACGCCGGAACGCTTTTGATCTCTGATTTGCAAAATGGTTTGGCGTCAGGATCTTTTCATTTCAAAGTCAAAAAGAGTGAGGAAGCTGAGGAGCTTTTGATTACGGGCGGGACATTTTCGCAGATCCGTTATATTCCTGTTCCAACAGATGGTGGAGGAGATGTACCTAAAGGGTTTGATATGAAAGTCGGATCTGAGGATTGGAAGTTATCATCGATTACTGCCACTGCAGTGTCTGGGAAGTTGATAATCCAAGGTGCGGATACTAAGCATAATTTGAGTATTACTGTCTCAGAGTCGATTACAAAAGGTACACATGAAGTTGGACCTAATGTTGTCGTTATGTATATTCCAGATGCCGATGGAACTAAAGGACAGATAGGTAAATCGGGTTCGATTAAGGTTACCAATCATGATACTTCAGCAAAGAAGATAGAGGGAAGTTTGGACATAACTCTCCAAGGTCAAATTGATACAAGCCTAAGCACAAAGATCACAGGTACCTTTTCTGTTACATATTCAGAATAGGAGTTAGAAAGCCTATATGCAAAATGATATGAAACTCATTTTGGTTACAAACGCTCCGCAGAAAAGCGGAGCGTTTTTATTTTTCGGAGAAGGGTTTTACAAGAGCCCATGAACTCGCTGTTTGGATGTATGAAGCCGGCTTTGAAGTGCCCGGATGTCATATTTTCCTAGCTCTTCCAAAACCACATCCCATAGTTCGAAGAAGACTTGCGCTTCATGGGAGAATGTTGGGTAGCGGATTTTTTTCATCGCTTCGTACACATCACGTTTCTCCCTGAGGTTTAATAAGGCTTCCATAAACCCGATATCCAGTCCGGCGGAACTCATATTGGGTTTTATTTGGCCTTCGAAAAGGTCCCGAGTCCAAGCGACTTGTCCGGGACCTTCTTTGATGAACGTTCCCAAGAATCTAGAGATTACGTTTCTGAAGTCTTTGCCCATACTGCGACATTCTTTTTCGAAAGCCAATGGTAAGTCGCCGGCCTCTTCTACGACATGGCCTAGGCGAGAATACTCAGGATTGTCCAAATACTCTTGAGTACCTTTTTTATAACAGATCTTCTGTAAGAAAACAAAAAGCCCCAAAGCACTTAGTGTTTGGTCGATGGCTCCTACTGGATGTCTTTCGTTTATCTTTAGGTCGAGATGCCTTTTGCCTGAAGGGTGACTTTCGGTGATCGAGGCGTTAAAGAGGTTGTTTCCTTCATGGACACCGCACCAAAAACGATCAAAGTTTCCGAGCAATAGGTCGTAGGCCAGAAGTTCACCTATCGCGGCTTGGACATTCGGGTTTTTGAGAAGAAGATCGAGCACAACTTTATATCCGTCACCGTATTTTCTGACAAGGTTTTGACATGAGAAACCGGGGACTTTGTCCATAACCAAAGCGCTGATCCGTTCATTTGAATGTCCCTGCACTATTCCGATTGCGTGTAGAAGACTGTGTACGGGAAAATTGTGCGGATGAGGCCTTGCTGATAGTATCTGTTTTAGACCTTCTATTTCTGGTCCTAGACGTGCCAGAGGTAAAGAACGCGGGGCTATAACCCTATTGCCGATAGTTCTTATAAAGTTTGAGGCGAAGGCTTCCTTTTCATGGTGTTTGGTCCAAGCGAAACGACCTTCGTGTTCACCGATCATCTTCAGGATTTTTCTGTTTCCATTGGTCTGTAACAATTCATATACTGCACCCATATGACCTTGCTCCCCTAAAACAGACAGACTGTCCACTCTGACAGAGGCAGGGTCAAAAGCTTCCATACCGAAGAGTTCGGAATAGACGGTAGCGCCTTTCGGGTGTAGGGCGGCGGGCGGAAGCTGTAACGTATGGGCAGGTCTGGGTACGAGATCTCTTTCCTTGTGTCGGGGAGCGCATTCCAAAGCCATCATTTCGCGTACGCCTTGCCAAGAGACGGTTCCGATGTCAACCTTGAAGCTTTCGGCGTTTGCGTCGTCACTTGTTTTTAGGGACAAGGCCGTGTCGCTTTCGCCTTCTACCGTGGAGATATCGAAGAAATCGTCGTGAGGGTCCCGACCGCGAACTTTTATATTTCCATTTCCGGCCTTTCCGGGAATTTTGAAAGCCTTCAACAGTTTGGCCTCCGCCTCGACGGCTCCACTTGTTGCCCGACGTGAGCTACTGTCTTTGGATATTCGGAACTCTTCCAGCATTTTTCCAAACATCAAATATGGCGGACAAAAGCAAAGAGTTTCTTCTCCCTCAGCGCTTTCGTGAGGCATAAAGGTATTTCCCCCAGTAAAATCCGAGGCGATT
It encodes the following:
- the hpf gene encoding ribosome hibernation-promoting factor, HPF/YfiA family, producing MKVQMHSLKFDADVKLVNLIQKKLDKLETFYDRIIDGEVYMKLDKDSDNGNKIIEILLNVPGNQIFAKEQAESFEIAADTAVEALRRQIKKHKEKQISQR
- a CDS encoding tyrosine-type recombinase/integrase, coding for MIETFLTYLEAEKRCSRHTVLAYRNDLQQFADFAASQNFPEDFSELRHTHVRSWILNLIESGIQPRSVNRKIAGMRSFFRFLLRRGHVTVNPMTKVRPLKVKKSLPNFVPENDMTKLLDHDGVFGDDFQGARDRMIFELLYGTGIRLSELINLKEDNIDLFTRSIKVLGKRNKERIIPFGTGLSETIKRYLVQKKALQGNSSPFFIVTNKGKQAYSVFVYRTVRKYLDMFTTIEKRSPHVLRHTFATHLVNNGAELNAVKDLLGHESLSATQVYTHNTLGKLKEIFDRAHPKA
- the rpsU gene encoding 30S ribosomal protein S21 produces the protein MIIVNVKENESIEKALKRFKKKFERTGVLRELRARNYYEKPSVKSRQQRIKAAYKQKLYAEQNY
- a CDS encoding tetratricopeptide repeat protein; this encodes MKRQTLFALFALLFFGMSAGRLLAQENSILHVRVLNAQGKPLRSGTAFVAGPGGNAVSHAGLFAKATSAQVYWPDSTVSEVSKILSWDVYGGVVTFSMEKTSPKAEPLELSSQFPKNGKGGSALFAPTVRKSEKLAFDKLIVPETFEGFGQLAVGNRAVRSQALGAPVLDGGKVVAVLASAGSNGFVAVPVQGPGFVQDRPMKLGQWADKHAFDNGMLRAFVALVKKDSVSATKAFVAYARRHPDNFIALSNASELLFAKGEYSGAKKHADLALELKTDNPECLRVAGLSAFELKKYEDAVTRLKVLAGKDKPTAKVLATLAQALYKKKEYASAKEFFAKAFDAGASDADLFYLAGNASFREKAYAEAIKYYDKAEGLGRKDELVYNNRAKAKLLTEDLKGADKDYTQAIALNPAYTKAFDGRGTARFGLEQWKEATEDLGKAISLGTKNKDALRMLGVAHYKLSEYGLAAEKLAGAAKIGKAGKNEYLMAGVAQFKIGKFPSAQASLNKAKELGEDGAELHFYSGIMAYQTKKYETAIVELQTATDKGMSNAESLNMMGMAYFKTKNHESAREFLGRAVSKGYDSARTHLYLGQSQVLGGLENEALLSFSKAIMKGYTEAGVYYARGKIQYGKEAYAKAIPDFEKAKEKGYDKADFLYMYGMSAYHKGKFEVATTELILAKQKGSKEKDIPLYSGLAYAKLKQYAKAIPNLEAAARESLADNEALEILAVAHFEKKNYSGAAKAAKKVTGADKSLRILEIAGISLYKTGQKEEAQPALAKAILKGTKKAEIYEYAGRVKFAKKEYQAASADFAKALALGATDNELYLLRGSCLLRLEDYRQAIPDFVKASADENLLGKAKLGEGLCHFEMKDYAKACEALEKARDAGQTDKALFERHGVASWELSRKEPARKSLDKAIVAGSRRADVHLARGLMAFGEADHSKAVKLLSDAEALGQKSGAVYYARARSYFALKRFAEAVSDFDLAEKAGVSEAGLYRQRGEGRYIAKAYNGAVADLEKAVAKGDAEAETKMLLAKAAIRIKDYNKAVSTLDKAENGGHKTAELYYIRGRAKLKLEKPDEALADLDKSVATDSEYHDAYKARVGLAYKSKQYEKTLADANKLSAAFQDDGTSLQYGGLALFRMGKYPEALAEFVKAEEKGSASTEAKMARGYCLYLQADYAGALTYLQQAFKANNTDPKLFYALADAYYHQGEFKKAIPQFDKAIQNGASDTTVYFHRGMSHYKEKAFAKASADFDKTIEIDGQLKLAYAYRGNCRYRAKEYDKAVADFDKAIDLGVGDPQFLNNRGKAKFRLQRYDDAVEDFGKALAIDPNYVRAYQNRGAAYYKLEKYAECSADLTKAEDLKGPNDKPDGDLLFYLGDSYYRQDNFPLAVKYFENAESAGYKTKLMYFQRGRSYMKIGDFETAAEDLTKAVAKDKRYHEAFYLRFISNKSLGNDQAAMEDLNLVLKIKPDHKRALFSRASIMMEEESYQASIRDLTAVLRLERDNVEALYLRGMSFSLQENYRAAKEDFGRAISLDPKRSEFYHERALVYYQTEKNEKACDDWQKAVELGNEKAKYALDRHCQTQ
- a CDS encoding DUF1456 family protein, whose protein sequence is MTNNDILRRLRYTFNYNDAKMVELFGMGGLTVTKEQIQDWLIKEDEPGHVVLVDKELATFLNGFITEKRGKKDGPMPRPEDRLNNNIILRKLRIALNLKDDGMLAVFKLADMRVGKHELSAFFRKPSQQQYRVCKDQFLRNFLMGLQKKHRKAPKKEG
- a CDS encoding DUF6252 family protein; this encodes MKTIVRTFLLIGFFCVTSLSCQTIEAPFGLNDLLPVDFASGALSAKVGGVDWKATKSITGNYEGGVLTLSGSSADDSKIQLTLAEEDLRTGSHTLPVGAATYTDGDGTFKSIDAGTLLISDLQNGLASGSFHFKVKKSEEAEELLITGGTFSQIRYIPVPTDGGGDVPKGFDMKVGSEDWKLSSITATAVSGKLIIQGADTKHNLSITVSESITKGTHEVGPNVVVMYIPDADGTKGQIGKSGSIKVTNHDTSAKKIEGSLDITLQGQIDTSLSTKITGTFSVTYSE